A part of Paenibacillus sp. sptzw28 genomic DNA contains:
- a CDS encoding D-alanyl-D-alanine carboxypeptidase family protein, translating to MNRKFKQLIVGCCAAILVLSVPTAVFAEEEKSAIKSPDSQNNLAVSARSAILMDADSGTIIYEKNSHDRLPPASITKVMTMLLIMEALDEGRIQLTEKVSTSEYAASMGGSQIFLEPGEQMTVEEMLKGIALASGNDASVAMAEKLAGTEAEFVGMMNRRAQELGLKNTHFANCNGLPAADHYTSAHDIAVMSRELLKHSEITKYTGLYQDYLRKTSEKPFWLVNTNKLVRFYSGADGLKTGFTSEAKFCLTATARRDNLRVIAVVMGEPNTKTRNAEVSQMFDFSFAQYMNHSIFDKGQTMGTVKVEKGNIPEMELKAKHSYSVLLKKGSSVKDIRYELKIDSLKAPVKINAPIGKLIVYQGDQVLNEFTVDAPASVERAGWWTLFRRSCGNLFS from the coding sequence ATGAACCGCAAATTTAAGCAGCTGATTGTTGGATGCTGTGCCGCTATATTGGTGCTGTCGGTGCCGACGGCCGTATTCGCGGAAGAAGAAAAGTCTGCAATAAAGTCTCCGGACAGCCAAAATAATTTGGCCGTCTCCGCACGATCGGCCATTCTGATGGATGCCGACAGCGGAACTATTATTTACGAGAAAAACAGCCACGACCGGCTGCCTCCCGCAAGCATCACCAAAGTGATGACGATGCTGCTCATTATGGAAGCGCTCGACGAAGGGCGCATCCAGCTTACCGAAAAAGTATCGACAAGCGAATATGCCGCTTCAATGGGCGGTTCTCAAATCTTCCTCGAACCCGGCGAGCAGATGACAGTCGAAGAAATGCTTAAAGGGATCGCGCTTGCTTCAGGCAACGACGCCTCCGTTGCGATGGCGGAGAAGCTGGCCGGAACCGAAGCCGAATTTGTGGGTATGATGAACAGGCGCGCTCAGGAGCTGGGTCTGAAAAATACTCATTTTGCCAATTGTAACGGACTTCCGGCTGCCGATCACTATACTTCCGCGCATGATATTGCCGTGATGTCCAGAGAATTGCTTAAGCATAGTGAAATTACGAAATATACGGGGCTCTACCAGGACTATTTGCGCAAAACGAGCGAGAAACCGTTCTGGCTCGTAAATACAAATAAGCTTGTGAGATTTTACAGCGGTGCGGACGGCCTCAAGACCGGCTTTACGAGCGAGGCCAAATTTTGTTTGACGGCAACGGCGCGCCGCGACAATTTGCGCGTTATCGCCGTTGTCATGGGCGAGCCGAATACGAAAACAAGAAATGCCGAGGTTTCTCAAATGTTCGATTTTTCATTCGCTCAATATATGAACCATTCGATTTTCGACAAAGGGCAAACGATGGGGACCGTCAAGGTCGAGAAGGGGAATATCCCGGAGATGGAGCTCAAGGCCAAACATTCATACAGCGTACTGTTGAAGAAAGGCAGCTCGGTTAAGGATATTCGCTACGAGTTGAAAATCGATTCACTTAAGGCGCCTGTAAAAATCAATGCGCCGATCGGCAAGCTTATTGTCTATCAGGGAGACCAGGTGCTGAACGAATTTACGGTGGATGCTCCGGCTTCGGTCGAACGCGCCGGATGGTGGACGCTCTTCAGACGCTCCTGCGGTAATCTATTCTCGTAA
- a CDS encoding pyrimidine-nucleoside phosphorylase produces the protein MRAVDLIHKKRNGGSLSEAELSFLIDGYSQGDIPDYQMSAWAMAVFFRGMTAKETADLTLAMARSGDQIDLSPIRGIKADKHSTGGVGDKTTLIVAPLVAACGVPVAKMSGRGLGHTGGTIDKLESIAGFRTELTRDQFLTQVNEIGLAVIGQSGNITPADKKLYALRDVTATVQSIPLIASSVMSKKIAAGADAIVLDVKTGSGAFMKSLEESEALARAMVDIGTQVGRRTAALISDMDQPLGFAIGNALEVREAIETLRGQGPKDLTELCVALGAHMVMLGGQADSLEAAEALVREKLASGAALDKFRTFVETQGGNPAVADDPALLPQAPVIIEVTVQTDGFIQRIDAEQLGLAAMLLGAGRATKDAGIDHAVGLTMRRKTGERVAAGEAIVLLHVREDSRKVREVEELVRSAFTIGGEAPSLPPLLQSVVTESGTHRYG, from the coding sequence ATGCGTGCGGTGGATCTCATTCATAAGAAAAGAAACGGCGGTTCCTTATCGGAAGCGGAGCTTTCTTTTCTCATTGACGGCTATTCTCAAGGAGATATACCGGACTACCAAATGTCAGCTTGGGCGATGGCCGTTTTCTTTCGCGGGATGACCGCTAAGGAAACAGCGGATTTGACGTTGGCTATGGCGCGGTCGGGCGACCAGATCGATTTATCGCCGATCCGCGGGATCAAGGCGGACAAGCACAGCACCGGCGGGGTCGGCGACAAAACAACGCTTATCGTCGCGCCTCTGGTGGCGGCTTGCGGTGTTCCCGTAGCCAAGATGTCGGGCAGAGGTCTCGGTCATACAGGCGGTACCATAGATAAACTGGAGTCGATTGCAGGCTTTCGGACAGAGCTTACGAGGGATCAGTTTCTCACGCAAGTGAATGAAATCGGCCTCGCCGTAATCGGTCAAAGCGGCAATATCACGCCTGCGGATAAAAAGCTGTACGCACTGCGGGACGTCACCGCGACGGTTCAATCGATCCCGCTTATCGCAAGCTCCGTAATGAGCAAGAAAATCGCTGCCGGCGCCGATGCAATCGTGCTCGATGTGAAAACCGGCAGCGGCGCTTTCATGAAATCGCTGGAGGAGTCCGAGGCGCTCGCACGGGCGATGGTCGATATCGGCACTCAGGTCGGCAGGAGGACCGCCGCGCTTATCAGCGATATGGACCAGCCGCTCGGGTTTGCAATCGGCAACGCCCTCGAGGTGCGGGAAGCGATCGAGACACTGCGCGGGCAAGGACCGAAGGACCTGACGGAGCTGTGTGTTGCCCTTGGCGCGCACATGGTGATGCTCGGCGGGCAGGCGGACAGCCTGGAAGCTGCCGAAGCTTTGGTGCGAGAGAAGCTGGCATCAGGCGCAGCGTTGGATAAATTCCGCACGTTTGTCGAAACGCAGGGCGGCAACCCAGCGGTTGCCGACGATCCTGCACTGCTGCCGCAGGCACCTGTAATAATCGAGGTTACGGTGCAAACGGACGGCTTCATCCAGCGGATTGACGCGGAACAGTTGGGGCTGGCGGCGATGCTTCTTGGGGCGGGCCGTGCCACGAAGGATGCCGGGATCGACCATGCGGTCGGTTTGACCATGCGCAGGAAGACGGGGGAACGCGTCGCAGCCGGAGAAGCTATCGTGCTGCTGCATGTGCGGGAAGACAGCAGGAAGGTTCGTGAGGTCGAAGAGCTCGTGCGAAGCGCCTTTACGATCGGCGGCGAAGCGCCGTCGTTACCGCCGCTGCTGCAGTCCGTGGTTACGGAATCCGGCACTCACAGATACGGCTGA
- a CDS encoding aspartyl-phosphate phosphatase Spo0E family protein — protein sequence MDNHTNYRLERLRGQLVAAAMRRQNFLHREVILLSQTLDQLILKAQCEKSKSLGPKAT from the coding sequence ATGGACAACCATACTAATTACCGGCTTGAACGGCTGAGAGGTCAACTTGTTGCGGCAGCTATGCGGAGGCAGAACTTTCTGCACCGCGAAGTCATTCTGTTAAGCCAGACGCTGGATCAGCTCATACTGAAGGCGCAATGTGAAAAAAGCAAATCGCTCGGGCCAAAAGCGACTTGA
- a CDS encoding purine-nucleoside phosphorylase, which translates to MNELTAGQIREAADYISARMKEKPEVGLIMGSGLGILGDYINDAVTIAYRDIPHFPVSTVEGHAGELMIGTFAGRPVVLMRGRFHMYEGYGPELTSFPVRVMKAIGVNKLVVTNAAGGINTGYEPGNLMLISDHINLTGRSPLVGPNDSQLGLRFPDMSEAYSRRLRELARQTADKQGFSLREGVYIGVLGPSYETPAEIRMMRIMGADAVGMSTVAEVIAARHSGIEVLGISCISNMAAGILDQPLSHDEVMETTERVKSKFLGLIQGVVPLL; encoded by the coding sequence AATACGCGAGGCGGCGGACTATATCTCCGCACGCATGAAAGAGAAACCGGAAGTCGGATTGATCATGGGTTCCGGTCTCGGCATTCTCGGAGATTACATAAACGATGCGGTCACCATTGCGTACCGCGATATTCCGCATTTCCCTGTCTCTACGGTGGAAGGGCATGCAGGCGAGCTTATGATCGGTACGTTTGCCGGCCGGCCGGTCGTCCTTATGCGCGGCCGCTTCCATATGTATGAGGGCTATGGTCCGGAGCTGACTTCTTTTCCGGTGCGCGTCATGAAGGCTATAGGAGTGAACAAGCTGGTCGTTACGAATGCGGCCGGAGGCATCAATACCGGCTATGAGCCGGGCAATTTGATGCTGATCAGCGATCATATCAATCTGACAGGCCGCAGCCCTCTGGTCGGACCGAACGACAGCCAGCTGGGCCTCCGTTTCCCCGACATGTCTGAGGCGTACAGCAGACGCTTGCGTGAGTTGGCGCGGCAAACCGCGGATAAGCAGGGATTTTCGCTGCGTGAAGGGGTTTATATTGGCGTTCTTGGACCTTCCTATGAAACGCCTGCGGAAATCCGCATGATGCGGATCATGGGCGCGGATGCTGTCGGGATGTCGACGGTGGCGGAGGTTATAGCGGCCCGCCATTCCGGGATTGAGGTGCTCGGTATCTCTTGCATCAGCAACATGGCTGCGGGCATATTGGATCAGCCGCTCTCCCATGATGAAGTAATGGAGACGACGGAACGGGTAAAATCAAAATTCCTTGGGCTAATTCAGGGAGTCGTACCCCTACTCTAA